Proteins from a single region of Geothrix sp. PMB-07:
- a CDS encoding tetratricopeptide repeat protein, with protein MMLALLMAISTPTLPGALEPAPLVALESPSETLFRQGRDFRYAQRWFDAAQAYRTLLRDFPSSPRAADARYWLASSLEQDQRWDDAIEAYTDFLTKHPDQRLLGKEARLNRVRCWGIRQWDSPTATAGLASALSDDREEVRVAAALQLAKRKDKRAVPVLQIGLRLDSSSEACRLALQSMGVEPKAAGPAQGRFLSLRVKERGKSETLTIRLALGLARAVGGYLSDEQLQQAKKKGIDLERLMDQALNAPKGTELFSLDDGKSTVTVTVE; from the coding sequence ATGATGCTGGCCCTCCTGATGGCGATCTCCACACCCACCCTGCCCGGGGCTCTGGAACCCGCCCCCCTCGTGGCGCTGGAATCCCCTTCCGAAACCCTGTTCCGGCAGGGCCGGGATTTCCGCTACGCCCAGCGCTGGTTCGACGCGGCCCAGGCCTACCGGACTCTCCTGCGGGACTTCCCCTCCTCGCCGCGCGCCGCCGACGCCCGCTACTGGCTGGCCTCCAGCCTGGAACAGGATCAGCGCTGGGATGACGCCATCGAGGCCTACACCGACTTCCTCACCAAGCATCCTGACCAGCGCCTGCTGGGCAAGGAAGCGCGCCTCAACCGCGTGCGCTGCTGGGGCATCCGCCAATGGGACAGCCCCACCGCTACCGCTGGCCTGGCCAGCGCCCTGTCCGATGATCGCGAAGAAGTCCGAGTGGCGGCCGCCCTGCAACTGGCCAAGCGCAAGGACAAGCGGGCGGTGCCCGTGCTTCAGATCGGCCTGCGCCTGGACAGCTCCTCCGAAGCCTGCCGCCTGGCGCTCCAAAGCATGGGCGTCGAACCCAAGGCCGCTGGGCCTGCCCAGGGGCGGTTCCTCTCGCTACGGGTGAAGGAGCGCGGCAAATCCGAAACCCTCACCATCCGGTTGGCCCTCGGGCTGGCCCGGGCCGTGGGCGGCTACCTTTCGGACGAGCAGCTGCAACAGGCCAAGAAGAAGGGCATCGACCTGGAACGGCTCATGGATCAGGCCCTCAACGCCCCCAAGGGCACCGAACTCTTCAGCCTCGATGACGGCAAGAGCACGGTCACGGTGACGGTCGAATAG
- a CDS encoding RNA polymerase sigma factor, with product MSPALPTTADGAFPAPEELSPEYWMAQLKAGKEEALAHLMARFERPLFAFLHRRLQGEAGVVQELAQEVFLKCLQHCQRFEEGRPVAAWLFTLAANAATDHLRRRGREVPPPETFDAPDPHQPSPWESVDQGRRIQALRGALEGLTPRQRAMVLAYYVQEHPVKRIAQDLNCAEGTVKATLFQSLQKLRKTLGPQP from the coding sequence ATGAGCCCGGCCCTTCCCACGACGGCCGATGGCGCCTTCCCGGCGCCGGAGGAGCTGTCGCCCGAATACTGGATGGCTCAACTCAAGGCGGGAAAAGAGGAGGCCCTGGCCCACCTCATGGCCCGCTTCGAGCGGCCCCTCTTTGCCTTCCTCCACCGCCGCCTCCAGGGCGAGGCCGGGGTGGTCCAGGAACTGGCGCAGGAGGTTTTTCTCAAATGCCTCCAGCATTGCCAGCGGTTTGAAGAGGGCAGACCGGTGGCCGCCTGGCTTTTTACATTGGCGGCTAATGCGGCGACCGACCACCTGCGTAGAAGAGGGCGAGAGGTACCCCCTCCCGAGACCTTTGACGCACCGGACCCCCACCAACCTTCACCCTGGGAGTCCGTGGACCAAGGCAGGCGGATCCAGGCCCTAAGAGGGGCTCTGGAAGGCCTGACCCCCCGGCAACGGGCCATGGTCCTGGCCTACTACGTGCAGGAACATCCCGTGAAACGCATCGCCCAGGATCTCAACTGCGCCGAAGGAACCGTCAAAGCCACCCTCTTCCAAAGCCTCCAGAAACTCCGTAAAACCCTTGGACCCCAGCCATGA
- a CDS encoding HisA/HisF-related TIM barrel protein: MKIYPTLNLQNGRVVSTAGMGESCLLTPWELAGRLIEEGATRLALVDVDAAMGRGNNRELIGQILQRCHARERKVCVQIAGGIRSSDQAQYFIDLGATWLVAGTILHKSPMVAEQLMARFQPFLTAAIDARAGKVHRSGWVDADGLTALDLALRAKAYGFKRLLFIDIPDQGSTEPDFQTARELGAATGLPMVMGGSITTPEHLEAVQNHPALKGALVDALLFQQEPRLLAFLQGACA, encoded by the coding sequence TTGAAGATCTACCCGACCTTGAATCTCCAGAATGGCCGTGTGGTTTCAACCGCGGGCATGGGAGAGTCCTGCCTGCTGACACCCTGGGAGTTGGCCGGCCGACTGATCGAGGAAGGGGCTACCCGACTGGCCTTGGTGGATGTGGATGCGGCCATGGGCCGTGGCAACAACCGCGAGCTGATCGGCCAGATTCTCCAGCGTTGCCATGCCCGGGAACGCAAGGTTTGCGTCCAGATCGCCGGCGGCATCCGCAGCTCCGACCAGGCCCAGTACTTCATCGATCTCGGCGCCACCTGGCTGGTGGCGGGCACCATTCTCCACAAGTCGCCCATGGTGGCCGAGCAGCTCATGGCGCGGTTCCAGCCTTTCCTCACAGCGGCCATTGATGCCCGTGCGGGCAAGGTGCACCGTTCCGGCTGGGTGGATGCCGATGGCCTGACGGCCCTCGACCTGGCCCTGCGCGCGAAAGCCTACGGTTTCAAACGCCTCCTCTTCATCGACATTCCCGATCAGGGCTCCACCGAACCCGATTTCCAGACTGCCCGGGAATTGGGGGCGGCCACGGGCCTGCCCATGGTCATGGGCGGCAGCATCACCACGCCAGAACACCTGGAAGCGGTCCAGAACCACCCTGCCCTCAAGGGTGCCCTGGTGGACGCCCTCCTGTTCCAGCAGGAACCCAGGCTTCTCGCCTTCCTCCAGGGCGCCTGCGCCTGA
- a CDS encoding ribonuclease III family protein — MMTRRKDDLGDLEARLAYTFKDQTLLREALTHTSAGAGRDNQRLEFLGDALLNFTVALVLHRERGDWQEGAMSKFRGVLVRTDALRDWALALGLDQALKAAHPRKAPPMGPKPLADALEAVLAAIYLDAQASGQNGASTVQSLVEARFLETIRQAQPESWTRTDPKTHLQETVARLGLPAPEYLLLDQTGPGHAPRFKVQVSVGTHTAQAEGPTRKRAEGTAAQLLLDQLGTHTDR, encoded by the coding sequence ATGATGACCCGACGCAAGGATGACCTGGGCGATCTGGAAGCCCGGCTGGCCTACACGTTCAAAGACCAAACCCTTCTGCGGGAGGCGCTCACGCACACGTCCGCTGGCGCGGGCCGCGACAACCAGCGGCTGGAGTTCCTGGGCGATGCCCTGCTGAACTTCACCGTCGCGCTGGTTCTGCACCGGGAACGCGGGGACTGGCAGGAGGGCGCCATGAGCAAGTTCCGCGGCGTCCTGGTCCGCACGGACGCTCTGCGCGACTGGGCCCTGGCCCTGGGGCTCGACCAGGCCCTCAAGGCCGCGCACCCCCGCAAGGCGCCGCCCATGGGGCCCAAGCCCCTGGCGGATGCCCTGGAGGCTGTCCTGGCCGCCATCTATCTGGATGCCCAGGCCAGCGGCCAGAACGGCGCCTCGACCGTGCAATCCCTTGTGGAGGCCCGGTTCCTGGAGACCATCCGCCAGGCCCAACCCGAAAGCTGGACCCGCACGGATCCCAAGACCCACCTTCAGGAAACCGTCGCCCGGCTGGGCCTGCCTGCCCCCGAGTATCTCCTGCTGGATCAGACCGGCCCGGGCCATGCGCCCAGGTTCAAGGTGCAAGTGTCCGTGGGCACCCATACGGCGCAGGCCGAGGGCCCCACGCGCAAGCGGGCCGAGGGAACGGCGGCCCAGTTGCTGCTGGATCAGCTCGGAACCCACACAGATCGGTGA
- a CDS encoding serine/threonine-protein kinase, translated as MFEKLGKFEIKRVLGNGAMGEVYLGVDPSIGREVAIKTILPSAAQGGEAKERFAREARAAGVLNHPNLVTIYEFGEDQGVLYIAMEFVRGHDLDELLQEQSLTRSEALEILAQVCDGLGFAHRQAIVHRDIKPTNVRVQRDGKRLHAKVMDFGVAKISNSDMTATGMVMGTVSYMAPEYIRTGKPDPRSDLFAVGVMLYECLSGRKPFAGDTTPTVLYKIVNEAPEPIETEKLRGISPAIRSVMDRALCKNPDERFQTAEDLAKSLRAAKDPSWMGQLEEATTQLHAAPTAQVRPIAPEITAPGPAVVPPAPPVAAAPAVPSPRPLAPSSGGGKGLWIGLAALVLVGVGGTAWWILKDRGVNPAPNLQAEAKADPTHDQDPAPKDTKAQPTAVAAAKGVPAAPQKPDSPLHPSVDLPSRPEPKGNPGPEPSRPLPPRPVDAKAIDQPELYQPEKLDKLEVHERKNLGNVSLSEAIQMVDSQPDKAVQGFRQALKADPYNVNAHAWLAVVLYDRGRHEEFVQELREARRQGILSQMAGRNVRFRSVLNQARFNRKLPSDLAD; from the coding sequence ATGTTCGAGAAACTCGGGAAATTCGAGATCAAGCGCGTCCTCGGGAACGGCGCCATGGGCGAGGTCTACCTCGGCGTGGATCCTTCCATCGGCCGCGAAGTCGCCATCAAGACCATCCTTCCTTCAGCGGCCCAGGGCGGCGAGGCCAAGGAGCGCTTCGCCCGGGAGGCTCGCGCCGCGGGCGTGTTGAACCACCCGAATCTGGTGACCATCTATGAATTCGGCGAGGACCAGGGCGTGCTCTATATCGCCATGGAGTTCGTCCGGGGCCACGATCTGGACGAACTGCTCCAAGAGCAGTCGCTCACCCGCTCCGAGGCCCTGGAGATCCTCGCCCAGGTCTGTGACGGCCTGGGCTTCGCCCACCGGCAGGCCATCGTGCACCGGGACATCAAGCCCACCAACGTCCGCGTCCAGCGGGACGGCAAGCGCCTCCATGCCAAGGTCATGGATTTCGGCGTGGCCAAGATCAGCAATTCCGACATGACCGCCACGGGCATGGTCATGGGCACTGTGAGCTACATGGCGCCGGAGTACATCCGCACCGGCAAACCCGATCCGCGCAGCGACCTCTTCGCGGTGGGCGTGATGCTGTATGAGTGCCTGAGCGGCCGGAAGCCCTTCGCCGGGGACACGACCCCCACAGTGCTTTACAAGATTGTCAACGAAGCGCCCGAACCCATCGAAACGGAAAAGCTGCGCGGCATCAGCCCCGCCATCCGCTCGGTCATGGACCGCGCCCTCTGCAAGAATCCCGATGAACGGTTCCAGACCGCCGAGGATCTCGCCAAGTCCCTGCGCGCCGCCAAGGATCCTTCCTGGATGGGGCAACTGGAAGAGGCCACCACCCAGCTTCATGCGGCGCCCACTGCCCAGGTGCGCCCCATAGCCCCGGAAATCACGGCACCCGGGCCCGCCGTGGTACCACCGGCGCCCCCCGTGGCAGCCGCTCCAGCGGTCCCCTCCCCCCGTCCCCTGGCCCCGTCCAGCGGTGGTGGAAAGGGCCTTTGGATTGGCCTCGCCGCCCTGGTGCTGGTCGGCGTGGGCGGCACGGCTTGGTGGATATTGAAGGATCGCGGGGTCAACCCCGCCCCCAACCTTCAAGCCGAAGCCAAGGCCGATCCCACACACGATCAGGATCCCGCCCCCAAGGACACCAAGGCCCAACCAACAGCGGTCGCCGCGGCCAAGGGCGTGCCCGCCGCGCCTCAGAAACCCGACAGCCCCCTGCATCCTTCAGTGGACCTGCCCTCCCGGCCAGAGCCCAAGGGCAATCCCGGGCCCGAGCCATCCCGGCCCCTGCCGCCCAGGCCTGTGGACGCCAAAGCCATTGACCAGCCGGAGCTCTACCAGCCCGAGAAGCTCGACAAGCTGGAAGTCCATGAGCGCAAGAACCTGGGCAATGTTTCCCTGAGCGAAGCCATTCAGATGGTGGACAGCCAGCCGGATAAGGCCGTCCAGGGCTTCCGGCAGGCGCTGAAGGCCGACCCTTACAACGTGAACGCCCACGCCTGGCTGGCGGTGGTGCTCTATGATCGGGGGCGCCACGAGGAGTTTGTCCAGGAGCTGCGGGAGGCCCGCCGCCAGGGCATTCTCAGCCAGATGGCTGGACGCAATGTGCGCTTCCGCTCGGTGCTCAATCAGGCCCGGTTCAACCGGAAACTGCCCTCCGACCTTGCGGATTGA